TACTGGATGCCCTCGGTTCCCCGCAGAAAGCCTACAGGACGATCCATGTTGCGGGAAGTGACGGCAAAGGATCGGTATGCTGCATGCTCGAATCGATACTCATCTCCGCAGGCTACAGAGTTGGGATGTTCACCTCGCCCCACATCATCTCCGTCAATGAATCCATCAGGATCAACGGGAGCGATATCTCCGACGAGGCGCTGGAGAAAAGTCTTCTGGTGATAAAAGAGACATCGGAAAGGACATGCGGATGCACAAACTTCGAAGCTCTCGCTGCCTGTGCCTTCCTTGCATTTAAGGAGGCTTGTGTGGACATTGCGATCATAGAGGTTGGCATGGGCGGAAGACTGGACGCTACCAATGTGCTCGAACCTGACGTCACCGTGATCAACAATATCGGCATGGAGCACACTCAATACCTTGGAAACGATTTGGGATCCATAGCCGCAGAGAAGGCAGGGATAATGAAACCCGGGATCCCGTGCGTGACGATAAACACCGGAGATGCACTGAAGGTCATAGAAACCAAAGCGGTAGAACTCGGCTGCCCTCTCACCTGCGTGGACCCCGATGATATCGATGTCCTGAACTGTGCACCCGATCACACATTGATACGTTATGATTGTAAAACTTACAGACTGGGCCTCCCGGGATCTTACCAAGGAAGGAACGCGGTATTGGCTATCGAGGCATTGCTCTGTCTGAAGGATTCGGCGAAGATCAAACAATTCATTACAATAGG
This is a stretch of genomic DNA from Thermoplasmata archaeon. It encodes these proteins:
- a CDS encoding bifunctional folylpolyglutamate synthase/dihydrofolate synthase, with product MNGGGKEWLESLSTRGIRPGLESITCILDALGSPQKAYRTIHVAGSDGKGSVCCMLESILISAGYRVGMFTSPHIISVNESIRINGSDISDEALEKSLLVIKETSERTCGCTNFEALAACAFLAFKEACVDIAIIEVGMGGRLDATNVLEPDVTVINNIGMEHTQYLGNDLGSIAAEKAGIMKPGIPCVTINTGDALKVIETKAVELGCPLTCVDPDDIDVLNCAPDHTLIRYDCKTYRLGLPGSYQGRNAVLAIEALLCLKDSAKIKQFITIGLDEAFWPCRMQKLDDLPIILDATHTVKGAEFLSMDIGRIYGKVILVTAMLNDKDMDGVARNLSKIATKVLISSPDSPRAASAEALASHYKKYHDDVALYSTVPKAVEAALDQRGTVLVTGSFRTAEDCLRWLRRKR